The following proteins are co-located in the Tripterygium wilfordii isolate XIE 37 chromosome 2, ASM1340144v1, whole genome shotgun sequence genome:
- the LOC120006629 gene encoding dr1-associated corepressor-like has translation MRKKLDTRFPAARIKKIMQADEDVGKIAMAVPLLVSKALELFLQDLCDRAYDVTLKRGAKTLNSLHLKQCVQTFNVFDFLREIVSKVPDLGGSDAAGEDRSVAKRRKVADDEDNESDDESKRSRMHESGQSPSSGRGRGRGRGRGRGRGSRTHEREVPIHHEKTEDESDAYHSKDEHNECLEMVIHGEEPELMKENNPSKMAATPVHNFDLNVDLNEDLNEELNEDGVSTALVDAAPSSSVEPSSEMRHEEYPGWSPTDLEKMDLDPNKLAGLSRRIDEDQEDYDEES, from the exons ATGAGGAAGAAACTAGACACTCGTTTTCCAGcg GCACGGATTAAGAAGATTATGCAAGCGGACGAGGATGTTGGGAAGATTGCCATGGCTGTTCCTCTTCTAGTTT CTAAAGCTTTGGAACTGTTTCTGCAAGATTTATGTGATCGTGCATATGATGTAACTCTTAAAAGGGGAGCAAAGACATTGAATTCCCTGCATCT AAAACAATGTGTACAGACCTTTAATGTCTTTGATTTTCTGAGGGAAATTGTTAGTAAAGTTCCAGATTTAGGTGGTTCTGATGCAGCTGGTGAGGATCGTTCTGTTGCCAAAAGAAG AAAAGTTGCTGATGATGAAGACAATGAGAGTGATGACGAGTCCAAGAGGAGCAGGATG CATGAGTCAGGCCAGTCCCCTAGCAGTGGCAGAGGAAGGGGTAGGGGCAGAGGTAGAGGTCGTGGGAGAGGTAGCCGAACACACGAGCGAGAAGTTCCTAtacatcatgagaagactgaaGATGAGTCAGATGCATATCATTCCAAAGACGAACATAATGAATGCCTTGAAATGGTTATTCATGGAGAAGAACCTGAACTCATGAAAGAGAATAATCCATCTAAGATGGCAGCCACACCTGTGCATAACTTTGACCTGAATGTGGACTTGAACGAGGACTTGAATGAGGAATTGAATGAGGATGGGGTTTCAACAGCTTTAGTTGATGCCGCTCCTAGTTCATCAGTGGAACCCTCCTCTGAAATGAGGCATGAGGAATATCCTGGCTGGTCTCCCACCGACTTAGAAAAAATGGATCTCGATCCCAATAAACTTGCCGGCTTAAGTAGGAGGATAGATGAGGACCAGGAAGATTACGATGAAGAAAGCTGA
- the LOC120011574 gene encoding uncharacterized protein LOC120011574, with the protein MSPASRSKSKDKKVGKDTQKASSKLSSTPNASSGVPASAYNPHLGTFHALETAPTSSASPLHANGRFRNIDETEEPYGSSLGAGAEYDSVSNNDSWSGESEDHKEKPPARQEVIPGADGDKRDKIRQKNEKKHQRQKERRTQELHERCSGYLMSRKLEKLAQQLVSMGFPHERATMALIFNEGKVEQSIAWILEEGEEVDKHRDHNLGGGNLKIDISEELSQIANLEMKYKCTKQEVERAIITCEGDLEKAEEYLRALKQAPSAPMKPEESGDPPTLSNGKVSVAVSQSAVRLQPKPNLLATIQQRRDEKENHVKTAGLVGVSSEPGSKSVQPLKRIQPKLEWAKQQQIAVPTEKRWTTAGSNPSASYSLASSLLVSPPPANAETRYVAVANEYKNIQPGTVREPVVMMQRPQSLNTKQVLATGISSSPPGSAASWHPTNSVEIMKSSGLMPHIPTSRSLSPGNLNSHQLYQQHHYQEQQHFVPSNGPGDLPGASRGNGLWSRTGTSPTLAPASSLGLFSGLGSTGSSGASSPIDWSTPGSMAHFDYTNIDWSLNPGAGLSSQGPSGLWLGTGTMRNNTLLYDSNVSGMAAKMTMRSVPNGNRIPVAGLQDGGASAAEAPASSSREWTSPFEGKDLFSIPRQFVSSPSL; encoded by the coding sequence ATGTCTCCAGCATCCAGGTCTAAGTCCAAGGACAAAAAGGTTGGCAAGGATACACAGAAGGCATCTTCAAAGCTTTCTAGTACTCCTAATGCAAGTAGTGGTGTACCAGCCAGTGCATACAATCCACATTTAGGAACGTTTCATGCCCTTGAAACAGCGCCAACATCCTCTGCTTCACCTCTACATGCTAATGGTCGTTTCCGCAACATAGATGAAACAGAAGAGCCATATGGAAGCTCACTTGGAGCCGGGGCCGAATATGATTCTGTTTCCAACAATGATAGTTGGTCAGGGGAGTCAGAAGATCACAAAGAGAAACCTCCTGCCAGGCAGGAAGTAATACCAGGGGCTGATGGTGACAAGCGGGATAAAATCCGCCAGAAGAATGAGAAGAAGCATCAGCGCCAGAAGGAGAGGCGCACCCAAGAATTGCATGAGCGATGCAGTGGCTATCTCATGTCAAGAAAACTGGAAAAACTTGCTCAACAGCTTGTGTCAATGGGATTTCCTCACGAGCGTGCAACTATGGCGCTGATATTCAATGAGGGCAAAGTAGAGCAATCTATTGCTTGGATCCttgaagaaggtgaagaagTTGATAAGCACCGGGATCATAATCTTGGTGGGGGTAATTTGAAAATTGATATATCAGAAGAGCTTTCCCAGATTGCAAATTTGGAGATGAAATACAAATGCACGAAGCAAGAGGTTGAAAGAGCTATCATTACATGTGAAGGTGATCTTGAGAAGGCAGAAGAGTACTTGAGAGCACTAAAGCAAGCACCTTCTGCTCCGATGAAGCCTGAAGAAAGTGGTGATCCTCCAACTCTTAGCAATGGTAAGGTTTCTGTAGCAGTTAGCCAGAGTGCAGTGAGGCTGCAACCAAAACCCAATTTACTTGCTACAATTCAGCAAAGAAGAGATGAAAAGGAAAACCATGTGAAAACAGCAGGTTTAGTTGGAGTATCCTCAGAACCAGGAAGTAAAAGTGTGCAACCTTTGAAGAGAATTCAACCAAAGTTGGAGTGGGCAAAACAACAGCAGATTGCCGTGCCTACTGAGAAAAGGTGGACAACTGCTGGATCAAATCCTTCTGCATCTTACTCTTTGGCATCATCTTTGCTGGTGTCACCTCCACCAGCCAATGCCGAAACTCGTTATGTGGCTGTTGCTAATGAATACAAAAACATTCAACCTGGAACAGTTAGGGAACCAGTTGTTATGATGCAGAGACCTCAATCTTTAAATACAAAGCAGGTTTTAGCCACCGGCATAAGTTCATCGCCTCCTGGATCGGCTGCAAGTTGGCATCCTACTAACAGCGTTGAAATTATGAAGTCCAGTGGGTTGATGCCTCATATTCCTACTTCAAGAAGCCTCAGTCCAGGCAATTTGAACTCTCATCAGTTGTATCAGCAACACCATTATCAAGAACAGCAACATTTTGTTCCTAGCAATGGGCCAGGAGATTTGCCTGGAGCTAGCCGAGGAAATGGTTTATGGAGTAGAACGGGTACATCCCCTACTCTTGCTCCTGCCTCCTCACTTGGACTATTCTCTGGGTTGGGTTCTACTGGTTCTTCAGGTGCCTCTTCTCCTATTGACTGGAGCACACCTGGCTCAATGGCGCATTTTGATTACACCAACATAGACTGGAGCTTGAATCCAGGAGCAGGGTTGTCTTCACAGGGTCCTAGTGGTTTGTGGCTAGGAACAGGAACCATGAGGAACAACACTCTCTTATATGATTCCAATGTTTCTGGAATGGCTGCCAAGATGACTATGAGATCGGTGCCTAATGGAAATAGAATACCGGTAGCAGGATTGCAAGATGGTGGAGCCTCTGCTGCTGAGGCTCCTGCATCTAGTTCCCGAGAGTGGACTTCACCATTTGAAGGGAAAGATCTTTTTAGTATACCAAGGCAGTttgtttcttctccttctctgtaG